In a genomic window of Magnolia sinica isolate HGM2019 chromosome 16, MsV1, whole genome shotgun sequence:
- the LOC131228865 gene encoding E3 ubiquitin-protein ligase APD2-like, translating to MLHIFQGGFCISDEMDSCIWPSIPSVTLGIQYGFYGNCHLVLGPNSSRLVETSSVFVEQIQATGDKKRGFELYGFVEKPELSLETNWTGSKYLFVESYGRQGFSLWLNKGSTIRVTWKVQPTIFDNILVVLTKGEKNFQGLLKHSEGYDALGLKNPRKGDGEVEYTVEDDDSYYIGAANLNPQTVVVTMMVEVSSKIYDTTKAKRVCSTKNGFCRITLPFPNTQYVVLATPDDADAAAWYVELSFVARLATYVAILGFVVVIISLVLKYLGACDVDERIEEEATNEIETGNETDPLIPKKEFTCLYGAIEEDEESSLSSSSKDLYDGKICVICYDEGRNCFFVPCGHCATCYTCAQRIVEGENKACPICRRLIHKVRRLLSPPDRDRDPKA from the exons TTACGCTAGGGATTCAATATGGGTTCTATGGAAATTGCCATTTAGTACTTGGACCCAACTCATCACGCTTAGTGGAGACGAGTTCGGTCTTCGTAGAGCAAATTCAGGCGACGGGAGATAAGAAAAGAGGGTTCGAGCTATATGGGTTCGTGGAGAAGCCGGAGCTGAGCTTGGAAACCAACTGGACCGGGTCGAAGTATTTGTTTGTTGAGTCATATGGACGTCAG GGGTTTTCCTTGTGGTTGAACAAGGGATCGACGATTCGGGTTACTTGGAAAGTTCAACCTACCATATTTGACAATATTCTTGTGGTTTTAACTAAAG GGGAGAAGAATTTCCAGGGATTACTCAAACATTCAGAAGGCTATGATGCACTTGGATTGAAGAACCCAAGAAAAG GTGATGGAGAAGTAGAATACACTGTTGAAGACGACGATAGCTACTACATTGGTGCTGCAAACCTCAATCCACAGACCGTTGTGGTCACGATGATGGTTGAAGTGTCGTCGAAGATCTATGATACAACTAAAGCAAAACGTGTTTGTTCAACGAAGAATGGATTTTGTAGGATTACACTTCCCTTCCCGAACACTCAATATGTGGTCTTAGCCACACCCGACGAT GCGGATGCCGCTGCTTGGTACGTTGAGCTTTCCTTTGTGGCTCGTTTGGCGACCTATGTGGCCATTCTAG GTTTCGTTGTGGTTATAATCTCACTCGTATTGAAGTATCTTGGAGCATGTGATGTGGATGAGAGAATAGAAGAAGAGGCTACAAATGAAATAGAGACTGGGAATGAGACAGATCCTCTAATACCCAAGAAGGAATTTACATGCTTATATGGAGCGATTGAAGAAGATGAGGAATCAAGCTTGAGTAGCTCTTCAAAGGACTTGTATGATGGGAAGATATGTGTGATTTGCTATGACGAAGGGCGCAACTGCTTCTTTGTGCCATGTGGTCATTGTGCCACTTGCTACACTTGTGCCCAAAG GATTGTGGAAGGAGAAAACAAAGCATGCCCAATTTGCAGAAGGTTAATTCATAAAGTAAGAAGATTGCTTAGCCCTCCAGACAGAGACAGAGATCCCAAAGCATAa